A single window of Sphingobacteriales bacterium DNA harbors:
- a CDS encoding sugar MFS transporter, which yields MNDNNNKSVIFQIGIIGILFFIFGFITWANGTLITYLKIACELNDTQSYFVASAFFAAYFIMAIPSSYILKITGFKKGMSLGLLVMAIGAALFIPAAQTRTYTLFLTGLFIIGTGLALLQTASNPFVTILGPIESAAQRISIMGICNKIAGILAIYVLGGIALKNADEIKANLLVLTGNDKEALLDNLANRVVMPYIVIASALLVLAVVIYFINMPEPPEEVEDQNKEHKDERTSVLQFPYLLLGALAIFFYVGVEVISYDTFIGFGEHLGYKLDMAKNFPTYTGYALLAGYVFNIVAIPKFISQQKAMLFLTVLSIILVVLSMFTKGSTAIVCFMLLGFSNSVMWPAIWPLAIEKLGRFTKIGSAFLIMGIVGGAVLPPLYAQFSTIIGNLQLAYCIMIPCYLYLLFYATVGHKIGKTK from the coding sequence ATGAACGATAACAACAATAAAAGTGTAATATTTCAAATTGGCATTATTGGAATTCTATTTTTCATTTTCGGATTTATTACGTGGGCAAATGGTACACTAATTACTTACCTAAAAATTGCATGCGAACTAAACGATACTCAATCTTACTTTGTTGCATCTGCATTTTTTGCTGCCTATTTTATTATGGCAATACCATCATCTTATATCTTAAAAATTACTGGATTTAAAAAAGGAATGTCACTCGGCTTATTGGTAATGGCAATTGGTGCAGCACTATTTATTCCTGCTGCACAAACAAGAACATACACCTTATTCTTAACAGGATTATTCATCATTGGTACTGGATTAGCATTATTGCAAACAGCATCTAATCCTTTTGTTACTATACTTGGACCAATAGAAAGTGCAGCTCAACGAATTTCTATAATGGGAATTTGTAATAAAATTGCAGGCATTCTTGCCATATACGTTTTGGGTGGCATTGCACTCAAAAATGCAGACGAAATCAAAGCTAATCTATTAGTACTTACAGGAAATGATAAAGAAGCATTATTAGATAATTTAGCCAATAGAGTGGTGATGCCATACATTGTTATAGCATCAGCATTATTAGTATTGGCAGTTGTTATTTATTTTATCAATATGCCAGAGCCACCAGAAGAAGTAGAAGACCAAAACAAAGAACATAAAGATGAGCGAACTTCAGTATTGCAGTTCCCATATCTATTGTTAGGTGCATTAGCTATTTTCTTCTATGTTGGCGTAGAAGTTATTAGTTACGATACATTTATTGGTTTCGGCGAACATTTAGGTTATAAATTAGATATGGCTAAAAACTTCCCAACCTACACAGGTTATGCGTTATTGGCAGGCTATGTTTTTAATATTGTAGCCATACCAAAATTCATATCACAGCAAAAAGCTATGCTATTTCTTACAGTCTTAAGTATAATTTTGGTGGTATTATCTATGTTCACAAAAGGAAGTACAGCAATTGTATGTTTTATGCTATTAGGTTTTTCAAATTCAGTAATGTGGCCAGCAATTTGGCCATTAGCCATTGAGAAATTAGGAAGGTTCACAAAAATAGGCTCAGCATTTTTAATTATGGGTATTGTAGGTGGTGCAGTATTGCCACCATTGTATGCACAGTTTTCTACCATTATAGGAAACCTACAATTAGCCTATTGTATTATGATTCCGTGCTATTTGTATTTGTTATTCTATGCCACAGTCGGGCATAAAATAGGAAAGACTAAGTAA
- the aceK gene encoding bifunctional isocitrate dehydrogenase kinase/phosphatase, which produces MNTTEDTIYNVANQIANTYDELLAKFNEITSSAKQLFETKDYQTLFHKQQERYMLYSAAVKSCIKLVDDCFESGKYNIDTWKKIKKVYSDIIIKKPYKLNSETFYNSITRKIFHDKSFNFDIEFFDREDYKPVEKAHEEVYDTIQANSLSVLAIKQLLKYFKFDVPFENLDNDAHHIFEELAPNFIYQKSNLYLERIEVLKYVFYRNRGAFIVGRFVHRKWKMPFVIPLLNEENGIYADSVIHTQADISVIFSFTRASFMVNTPYPAQLIDYLKKLLPYKGVGELYDSIGYYRHGKTILYRDFMNYTMNEDHNDKFIIAPGIKGMVMCVFTLKYYNFVFKIIKDKFEPPKNITRQQVIKKYEEVEFNDRVGRMAFAHLFEHLEFPRKLFSFELIQDFAEHCKETVEFKGDKVIIKHVYLERKMTPLNIYLNEANHIDKYKAILDYGYCIKELAAANIFPGDLLLKNFGVTRHGRVIFYDYDEIQKVTELRFRRIPQASEHDERFGEIDVSADINDVFPEEFKSFMAPDGPMGDIFLAEHDELFDAKYWRSIQKKINNKVYVCFFAYDKFKRFRKDKKQDEDL; this is translated from the coding sequence ATGAATACTACTGAAGATACTATATACAATGTTGCAAACCAAATTGCGAATACTTATGATGAATTATTAGCTAAATTTAATGAAATTACTTCATCTGCTAAACAACTTTTTGAAACAAAAGATTATCAAACATTATTTCATAAACAGCAAGAACGATACATGTTGTATTCAGCAGCAGTAAAATCTTGCATTAAACTGGTTGATGATTGTTTTGAAAGCGGAAAATATAATATAGATACTTGGAAAAAAATAAAAAAAGTATATTCTGATATTATAATCAAAAAACCATATAAGCTAAACTCAGAAACATTTTATAATTCAATTACCAGAAAAATTTTTCACGATAAAAGCTTCAACTTCGATATAGAATTTTTTGATAGAGAAGATTACAAACCAGTTGAAAAAGCGCATGAAGAAGTCTATGATACTATTCAAGCCAATAGCTTATCAGTTTTAGCCATTAAACAATTACTTAAATATTTTAAATTTGATGTGCCTTTCGAAAATTTAGACAATGATGCACATCATATTTTTGAAGAATTAGCACCAAATTTTATCTATCAAAAATCAAACTTATACTTAGAAAGAATAGAAGTATTAAAATATGTTTTTTACAGAAACAGAGGTGCATTTATTGTAGGAAGATTTGTGCATAGAAAATGGAAAATGCCATTTGTAATTCCATTACTCAACGAAGAAAATGGCATTTACGCAGATTCTGTAATTCACACACAAGCAGACATCAGTGTAATATTTAGTTTTACACGCGCATCATTCATGGTCAATACACCATATCCAGCTCAATTAATTGATTACCTAAAAAAATTACTACCATACAAAGGTGTAGGAGAGTTGTACGATTCCATTGGATATTATAGACATGGAAAAACTATTCTATATCGTGATTTTATGAACTATACTATGAATGAAGATCATAATGATAAATTTATCATTGCGCCAGGTATCAAAGGTATGGTTATGTGTGTATTTACATTAAAGTATTATAATTTCGTATTTAAAATAATCAAAGATAAGTTTGAGCCACCAAAAAATATTACACGACAACAAGTAATAAAAAAATACGAAGAAGTAGAATTTAACGATAGAGTTGGAAGAATGGCGTTCGCACATTTATTCGAGCATTTAGAATTTCCAAGAAAATTATTTAGTTTTGAATTAATACAAGATTTTGCAGAACATTGCAAGGAAACAGTAGAATTTAAAGGCGATAAAGTAATTATAAAACACGTATATCTAGAAAGAAAGATGACACCACTAAATATTTATCTCAATGAGGCAAACCATATAGATAAATACAAAGCAATTTTAGATTATGGATATTGTATCAAAGAATTAGCAGCAGCAAATATTTTCCCAGGAGATTTGTTGTTAAAAAACTTTGGCGTTACAAGACACGGAAGAGTAATTTTCTATGACTATGATGAAATACAAAAAGTTACAGAATTAAGATTTAGAAGAATACCACAAGCATCAGAGCACGATGAAAGATTTGGAGAAATAGATGTTTCAGCAGATATCAATGATGTCTTTCCAGAAGAATTCAAATCATTTATGGCACCAGATGGACCAATGGGCGATATATTTTTAGCAGAACACGATGAGCTATTTGATGCAAAATATTGGCGTTCTATCCAAAAGAAGATAAACAACAAAGTATATGTTTGCTTCTTTGCTTACGATAAATTTAAACGATTCAGAAAAGATAAAAAGCAAGACGAAGATTTATAG
- a CDS encoding chloride channel protein, which yields MKVLTKNIELKCILKWCAVIAIVGIAVGSVSALFLYTLDIVTSYRIQHFNIIYFLPFAGLIIGLLYHYFGREIITGNNLVIEEYYQPQKTIPFLMAPMIYITTILTHLFGGSAGREGTAIQMGVAISDQFSLKYKLNDDERRLLILLGISAGFAAVFGTPIAAAIFAIELVYIKTIKPKWYFVVSSFVVAFLADFVCSAYGIHHTHYIIKSSFNYFSIDYVYVFLFGLIAALVAILFIQFGVLFQEIFYKFIAYAPLRTFVGGIILLIIVLVSKNTTYLGLGIETIQKSFLEPVNYYDFLLKILFTSFTLSVGFKGGEVTPLFFIGATLGNACALFLPLPFDVLAAMGFVAVFAASTNAPFACAIMGAELFGFTHFPYLLLVCGVAYYCSKTFGIYTAQYNVKKYSIFLKSK from the coding sequence TTGAAAGTACTTACTAAAAATATTGAATTAAAATGTATATTAAAATGGTGTGCTGTTATTGCAATCGTTGGAATTGCAGTAGGTAGTGTCTCAGCTTTATTTTTGTACACATTAGATATTGTTACAAGCTATAGAATTCAACATTTTAACATCATTTATTTTTTACCATTTGCTGGATTGATAATTGGATTGTTATATCATTATTTTGGAAGAGAAATTATTACAGGAAATAATTTAGTTATTGAAGAATATTATCAACCCCAAAAGACAATTCCATTCTTGATGGCACCAATGATTTATATAACAACAATTTTGACACATTTATTTGGTGGCTCTGCTGGAAGAGAAGGCACTGCAATACAAATGGGCGTGGCTATTTCAGATCAATTTTCTTTGAAATATAAATTGAATGATGATGAACGAAGATTGTTGATTTTATTAGGAATTAGCGCAGGTTTTGCTGCTGTGTTTGGTACGCCAATTGCTGCTGCAATTTTTGCAATAGAATTAGTATATATTAAAACAATTAAACCAAAATGGTATTTTGTTGTATCTAGTTTTGTAGTTGCTTTTCTTGCTGATTTTGTTTGTAGTGCCTATGGTATTCACCATACACATTATATTATCAAAAGTAGTTTTAATTATTTTAGTATTGATTATGTATATGTTTTTTTATTTGGATTGATTGCTGCTTTGGTTGCAATTTTATTTATTCAGTTTGGAGTTTTGTTTCAAGAAATATTTTACAAATTTATTGCATACGCACCATTGCGTACATTTGTTGGCGGCATTATTTTATTAATAATTGTGCTTGTTTCTAAGAATACAACATATTTAGGCTTAGGTATCGAAACGATACAAAAATCATTTTTAGAACCAGTAAACTATTATGATTTTTTACTCAAAATATTATTTACAAGTTTTACTTTGTCTGTTGGATTCAAAGGTGGCGAAGTAACACCATTGTTTTTTATTGGCGCAACATTAGGCAATGCTTGTGCTTTATTTTTACCATTGCCTTTTGATGTTTTGGCAGCAATGGGTTTTGTTGCTGTGTTTGCTGCATCAACCAATGCACCATTTGCTTGCGCAATAATGGGCGCAGAATTGTTTGGTTTTACTCATTTTCCTTATTTGTTGTTGGTTTGTGGTGTTGCTTATTATTGTTCAAAAACATTTGGTATATATACTGCTCAGTACAATGTAAAAAAGTATAGTATTTTTCTTAAATCAAAATAG
- a CDS encoding acetyl-CoA carboxylase biotin carboxylase subunit, with protein sequence MTTQKITKLLVANRGEIAIRIFKTCRMMGISTVAVFSDADEHAMFVKFADEAVRIGGKQPAESYLLVDKIIAAAKQTGANAIHPGYGFLSEKEHFAQRCIDEGIVWVGPNPNAIEKMGSKIGAKNIMQANNVPTIPGYQGEDQSEATIKQKAIEIGFPVLLKASAGGGGKGMRIVRKESELDKAINEAKSEAKSGFGDDTLLIEKYFDTSRHVEFQIFGDKHGNALHLFERECSIQRRYQKVVEESPSPFITEATRQKMGEAAILACKAINYDNAGTVEFIVAPDQSFYFLEVNTRLQVEHPVTEEVIGLDLVRLQIEVAEGNAIPFKQDDIKQNGHAIEVRLYAEDPANNFLPVSGTIVDWKPANIDGIRYDAGIESGSEISTFYDPMIAKIIAKGKNRAEAIAKLNLALKETVCTGFTTNKNFLSAILENSDFQNGNFDTHFLDNIFQYKGEQYTQGVLDNLTCAVQHIRFLNRLEERKVAQGVPAGWRNNFYQAQQEKYAYQGFEFLVEYINKVDCLEISFADKKFSSKFIHKNNSNEVVLEIDGIRRKYNYSIVDNKYYISSATLGQIVLATVDRFPSIEADVVKGGYVAPMPGEVTTVLVKVGDQVKAGDALLKMISMKMENTIEAHTDSEVEEVYVVDKQFVEAGTLLFKMKE encoded by the coding sequence ATGACAACTCAAAAAATAACAAAACTATTAGTAGCCAATAGAGGAGAAATTGCCATCAGAATTTTTAAAACATGTAGAATGATGGGCATTTCTACAGTTGCTGTATTTTCTGATGCTGATGAGCATGCTATGTTTGTAAAATTTGCTGATGAAGCTGTGCGTATTGGTGGCAAACAACCAGCAGAATCTTATTTATTAGTAGATAAAATTATTGCTGCAGCAAAACAAACTGGAGCAAATGCCATACATCCAGGCTATGGTTTTTTATCGGAGAAAGAACATTTTGCACAACGTTGTATAGATGAAGGTATTGTTTGGGTTGGTCCAAATCCTAATGCAATAGAAAAAATGGGAAGCAAAATTGGTGCAAAAAATATTATGCAAGCTAACAATGTACCAACAATTCCTGGCTATCAAGGCGAAGACCAAAGCGAAGCAACTATTAAGCAAAAAGCAATAGAAATAGGATTTCCAGTTTTACTAAAAGCAAGTGCTGGTGGTGGTGGAAAAGGTATGCGCATTGTACGAAAAGAAAGCGAATTAGATAAGGCAATTAATGAAGCAAAATCAGAAGCAAAATCAGGTTTTGGTGATGATACACTTTTGATAGAAAAATATTTTGATACATCAAGACATGTAGAATTTCAGATTTTTGGTGATAAACATGGTAATGCATTGCATTTATTCGAGCGTGAATGCAGTATTCAACGTAGATATCAAAAAGTTGTAGAAGAAAGTCCATCGCCATTTATAACTGAAGCTACAAGACAAAAAATGGGCGAAGCTGCAATTTTAGCTTGTAAGGCAATTAATTATGATAATGCTGGAACAGTAGAATTTATTGTTGCTCCAGACCAATCATTTTATTTTTTAGAAGTAAATACAAGATTGCAAGTTGAGCATCCAGTAACTGAAGAAGTAATTGGATTAGATTTAGTAAGATTGCAAATAGAAGTTGCTGAAGGCAATGCAATTCCTTTTAAGCAAGATGATATTAAACAAAATGGACACGCAATTGAAGTACGTTTATATGCAGAAGATCCAGCAAATAATTTCTTGCCAGTTTCAGGCACTATTGTAGATTGGAAACCAGCAAATATTGATGGTATTAGATATGATGCTGGTATAGAAAGTGGCTCAGAGATTTCAACTTTCTACGACCCAATGATTGCTAAAATTATTGCAAAAGGAAAAAACAGAGCAGAAGCAATTGCAAAACTAAATTTGGCATTGAAAGAAACAGTTTGTACTGGATTTACAACAAATAAAAATTTCTTGTCAGCCATTTTAGAAAACTCAGATTTTCAAAATGGAAATTTTGATACGCACTTTTTAGATAATATATTTCAATACAAAGGCGAACAATATACACAAGGAGTATTAGATAACTTGACTTGTGCTGTACAGCATATTAGATTTTTAAATCGTTTGGAAGAACGCAAGGTTGCACAAGGTGTACCTGCTGGTTGGAGAAATAATTTTTATCAAGCACAACAAGAAAAATATGCTTATCAAGGTTTTGAGTTTCTAGTTGAATATATTAATAAAGTTGATTGTTTAGAAATATCATTCGCAGACAAAAAATTTAGTTCTAAGTTTATTCATAAAAATAATAGTAATGAAGTTGTTTTAGAAATTGATGGTATCAGAAGAAAATACAACTATTCTATTGTTGATAATAAATATTATATTTCTTCAGCTACATTAGGTCAAATTGTACTTGCAACTGTTGATAGATTTCCGAGTATTGAAGCTGATGTAGTGAAAGGTGGCTATGTAGCACCAATGCCTGGCGAAGTGACAACTGTATTGGTAAAAGTTGGTGACCAAGTAAAAGCTGGTGATGCATTATTGAAAATGATTTCTATGAAAATGGAAAACACCATAGAAGCACACACAGATAGTGAAGTAGAAGAAGTATATGTTGTAGATAAACAATTTGTAGAAGCTGGTACGCTGTTATTCAAAATGAAAGAATAA